Proteins from a single region of Apium graveolens cultivar Ventura chromosome 7, ASM990537v1, whole genome shotgun sequence:
- the LOC141674412 gene encoding dirigent protein 19-like: MIDDPLTQGTERGSKIVGRAQGMYALPTKTDAALLMVIIFSFLEGEYNGSTISILGRNPVLEKVREMPVVGGSGVFRFSHGYALAKTVRFNIKTRDAVVEYDVYVMHF; the protein is encoded by the coding sequence ATGATCGATGATCCGTTGACACAAGGAACAGAACGTGGTTCAAAGATCGTGGGAAGAGCTCAGGGAATGTATGCCTTGCCTACAAAAACTGATGCCGCGCTCCTTATGGTTATAATTTTTTCTTTCCTGGAGGGCGAATATAATGGGAGCACAATTAGTATTCTTGGGCGAAATCCTGTTCTTGAGAAGGTTAGAGAAATGCCTGTGGTTGGCGGTAGTGGCGTATTCAGATTTTCTCACGGCTATGCTCTTGCAAAAACGGTTCGATTTAATATCAAGACCAGAGATGCTGTTGTTGAGTACGATGTTTATGTAATGCATTTCTAA
- the LOC141672024 gene encoding scarecrow-like protein 3, which yields MAGMVLEDGSPSVSSPLQFFSLMSLSPGIGSPYPWLREMKSEERGLYLIQALITTANHVAAGSIENANLGLEQIAHLSSPDGDAIQRIAAYFTEALADRMLKRWPGLHKALNSTKISSVSEERLVQKLFFELCPFLKLSYVITNQAIIEAMEGEKVVHIIDLNSVEPAQWINLLQLFSARPEGPPHLRITGIHEQKEVLDEMAHRLNEEAGNLDIPFQFNSVVTKLENLDTESLRVKTGEAVAVSSVLQLHHLLAFDDEMLRRNSPMGSRSFSSIQMQAALQSNTHTLGDFLEKDMMSGYTPSPDSTSSSPLSLASAPKMVTFLNSLWCLSPKLMVVTEQESNHNQFSLMDRIYEALYFYGSLFDCLPSTASRVPIERQKLEKMLFGEEIKNIVSCEGTERKERHEKLEKWIPRLEMAGFGRVALSYNTMMQARTLLQSYGYEGFKIKEENGLCFMCWKSRPLYSVSAWRFRRY from the coding sequence ATGGCAGGGATGGTCCTGGAGGATGGATCACCATCTGTGAGTTCGCCGCTTCAGTTTTTTTCCCTGATGTCTCTTTCACCTGGCATTGGATCACCATATCCATGGTTAAGAGAAATGAAATCAGAAGAAAGAGGTTTATATCTGATTCAAGCCCTGATTACGACAGCCAACCATGTAGCTGCTGGTAGTATTGAGAATGCCAATTTGGGCCTTGAGCAAATCGCCCATCTATCTTCTCCTGATGGAGATGCCATACAAAGAATTGCTGCTTACTTTACTGAGGCACTAGCTGATAGGATGCTTAAACGCTGGCCCGGATTGCACAAGGCCCTTAACTCTACCAAGATATCTTCGGTATCTGAAGAAAGGCTTGTTCAGAAATTATTCTTTGAGCTCTGTCCTTTCTTAAAGCTCTCGTATGTAATTACAAACCAAGCAATTATAGAAGCCATGGAGGGCGAAAAGGTTGTTCACATTATTGATCTGAATTCTGTTGAGCCTGCCCAGTGGATTAATCTTCTTCAGTTATTCAGTGCAAGGCCTGAAGGTCCACCTCATTTGAGAATAACAGGAATTCATGAACAGAAAGAAGTACTGGACGAAATGGCTCACCGGTTGAATGAAGAAGCTGGAAACTTAGATATCCCATTTCAGTTTAATTCTGTTGTAACTAAATTGGAGAATCTTGACACTGAAAGCTTACGTGTGAAAACCGGAGAAGCTGTTGCAGTCAGTTCTGTGCTCCAACTACATCACCTCCTAGCATTTGATGATGAGATGCTTCGAAGAAATTCTCCCATGGGAAGCAGAAGTTTTAGTTCGATCCAAATGCAGGCAGCATTGCAGAGCAACACCCATACTTTGGGAGATTTTCTTGAGAAAGATATGATGAGTGGATATACcccaagtccagattcaacatCTTCGTCTCCACTATCTCTAGCCAGTGCACCGAAGATGGTGACGTTTCTTAATTCCCTCTGGTGCCTTTCACCAAAGCTAATGGTAGTAACTGAGCAAGAGTCGAATCATAATCAATTTAGTCTCATGGACAGGATTTATGAAGCATTGTATTTCTATGGTTCACTTTTTGATTGTTTGCCATCTACTGCATCAAGGGTACCAATAGAACGTCAAAAGCTTGAAAAGATGCTGTTTGGAGAAGAAATTAAGAACATCGTATCCTGTGAAGGGACCGAGAGAAAGGAGAGACATGAAAAGCTTGAAAAATGGATTCCAAGGCTAGAGATGGCTGGTTTTGGGAGGGTGGCTTTGAGTTATAATACCATGATGCAGGCAAGAACATTGCTGCAGAGTTATGGGTATGAAGGGTTTAAAATTAAAGAAGAGAATGGACTTTGTTTTATGTGCTGGAAAAGTCGACCGCTGTATTCAGTTTCGGCCTGGAGGTTTAGGAGATACTAG